The sequence AGCTTTCCTATGCGGTGGAAGCACCAAAATGGTCACTACTTGGAGGAATCTTAGGAGTCATCTATTTAACAGCTATCGTTATCAGTGTACCTTTTGTAGGTGTTGGTATAACGATGGTTACAGTAATTATCGGCCAATTGATTATGAGTATGGTTATTGAACACTATGGTTGGCTTGGTAGTACACAAACCAAAATTAATAAAGAAAAAGTATTTGCAATTATTTCCATGGCAATTGCCCTTATACTAATTAATTAGGAGGTCTACTAATGGATATATTAATGATTTTTTTCACCTTATTAGGTGGTATCACATTAAGTGCACAATCATCCGTCCACGGAACCTTCAGCCGCAAAGCTGGAACAATTGAAACGACATTTTTAACCATGCTAACTGGGTTAGTGTTTCTGACAATTATTATTATATTTTTCGGTAAAGGTGATGTACTTGGGGTCCTTTCGGCACCATCATGGCAGTTAAGCGCTGCATTTTTAGGTACGGGGTTCTTACTTCTCTCTGTCATAGCTGTTCCAAAAATTGGCGTCATAGCGACCAATGTTGCAGTTATTAGCGGACAGCTGTCGATTAGTATGATTATTGATCACTTTGGCTGGTTTGATAGTTTAGTAATACCTTTAGACTGGAAGCGGCTTGTTGCACTACTATTTATGATTATTGCTGTTTATTTTATCTACAAAGGAAATAAACGATCTATCGCAGAAAGCTATTCTTAGATAGGCGCCCGATAGTTGAAGAAAAACACCTTTTAATGAAAAGGTATTTTTCTTCTCCAATCGTGGTTTGCATAAATAAAGGACAGTACAGTCGCTCCGACAACACTTGGCAGCAAAATAAAGGAGAAAAATTGAAGTGTGAACATCCCCGCCACGTCAAAATGTCCATGAATCGGTCCTAATATTTGCGTTGCTGTCATAATTGCAGCATGGAATCCAATTGATGTCCACATACTTCCCGATATCGCCCTAAACACACCTAGAATAATTGCAAAACCAGGGATAAATTGAAGCTGTTCAACAGAATATATCGCCCCTATAAAATAGGCAAATAACGAGAACAACAATGCTTGTAAAAGGATGGTGCCCCAATGAGGGAATAACGCATTTAAATAACGATAAATATATCCCCTAAAAATAAGTTCTTCGGGCAAGGCTTCTATAAAAAATACAGTTATAAATAAAATCAACATACTTAACAATAGGTAACTCAAATCTGTATAAACTTTTAATTCCACCCACCCGAGCATTAAACAAATATATATACCAATAGCTGCAGGAATTGTCCAGAGAAAAAAGCCAAAGAGAAAGGAAAGAATATTCTTTTTTACAGTTGCTTGCCCAAGCTGGTTCCATGAAGTGTTGTCAATTTTAAGTGCAACTTGTAAAAGAATTATGGTTAAAACAGTTGTGATTAGAGCTATTACGAAGTGGCTAAGAGAACTATATTCTTGACTGATAAACGTGTCACTAAGGTAGGTTATAAAATTCCAAATGATAATAGCAGAAGCCAACACTGCAGCAATCCTTATGATTATGTCTTTCATTTTATAATTTTTCATCCCATTCACTTTCCTCACCGCTCTCACTCTTTAGATTTTAATTTCCTACTAAGCCATTCTCCTTTTACACCCCCTCCTCGTTAGTTTAAGCACCCTTTCTTCACAATGAGGAGGATATCTTCAGATGAACTAAACCTTGTCGCAATAGGGATTCGAGATAAGAAAACGTATGTCGATGAATTATTAAAAGGTTCACACGGCATCTCACATGAAATGAATCCAAATGATGGAGGTGAGGGACAGGCTCTCATGTAAGTTTATGTACTTGGGACCGTTCCTCAGTATTAACAATTCTTTAAAAAAATCTCTCCTCATTCACATTAGCGTGTCTAAGAAGAGATTACTGGTTAACAGTTACGTTGTTAAGATGTATTTTTTAGTAATGACGGTTTGTACAATCATAAACAGACCGCCTATTGTCCAATATAAAGGAAGTGCTGCTGGCATAACAAATGACATCATCCCGATCATAATCGGTGATACATACAGCATCAGCGACATCGGGCCTTTATTCGTTTGATTACTACCAATCAAACCCACACGTCCTTGAAGATAATAAGTTAGTACAGCAATCAGAGCGATTAATATATTAACTTCTCCCAAATTAAACCATAAAAACGAATGTTCGGCAATTTCAGGTGTCCGGCGAATCGCATAATAAAAGCCAATTAAAAACGGCATTTGAATAAGCATCGGAAAACATCCTGCCATCGATTTTATTGGGTTAACATTATATTTCTTATAAAGCTCACTTAATTCCTTCTGCATTTTCAATTGTTTATCGCTATCCTGTTTGTCTTTATATTTTTCTTGAATTGCGTCCATCTCGGGCTTTATTATTTTCATCATTTCTTGCGTTTCTTGGCCCTGTTTTTGCTGTTTCACCATAAATGGCAGTATAACCAGTCTTAAAGCGATGGTAATAACAATAATGGATAAACCGTAACTTCCGCTGAGTTCCTCCGCAATCCATTTAATTAATAAAGAAAATGGATAAACCATATATTCATTAAAAAAACCTGGGGTTGATGCATCGATATCTGTATAGTCCCCACTACAACCCGTAACTAATAAAACACTTATAATTAATACTATAAATCTATATTTTCGTAAGGCTGTAAGTATGTTTTTTTGTTCCATCTTTCTCCTCCTCTTATTTTAAACTCACTTTTAAAATAAGAGGAGAAACTGTCTTCTTTATCATCTTTTTCGTCTATTCTTTTAAAGGCAATGATTAACCAATTGACAAAAGAATGATTAATGATCAATGGCCTCTCTATCATTCCAAGATTGACCTTTGTCGTTTCGTACTTATCACCAATCAAATGTTTACTTTCCATGAAATGATTACTGTAAAGCTGGTTAACTAAAATGACTACAAATGTAATCATAGCTAGCCCTAAATACAGATAAAAGAAAGTGGTATCAAAAAAGATACTTTGTATTATCTCAAAAAACATACTTACTCACCTCCTTGACATGTAACGTTATTGTAATAAGTAATTCTTATTATTGATTATAGCAAATGAACCATACAAATTATACTAATATGACAAATTGCTACAAACAACTGCGTCCTATAACAGAAGATTGACTTTCGTTATTTGCTTGCTGCTATCAGTAAAAACATCGGTCTTCTATTTTCATCCTCCATTTGAGGATCATTTTTTACCATTCCATCAGAAGGAAATGATTCTTTCACTGTACCAATAATGAAGCCGGAGTCAATTAAGTCATTCATATATGTTGCAATCGTACGATGGTATTTTAAAACATTTTCATTTAGAAATAATGCATCACGAACTCCTTCTTTTTGATAATGATCCACTGGCCAATGCAGACGATTATTGTGTTCGTCATAGTACCAATCTTGTTCTTTCCGTGACGTAAAAATGGGATGCTCAACAGAAAAAACAAAGCTCCCCCAGGCCTTAAAGAATGATAAACTTTTTCACAAATGGACTTAAATGACTCTATATAGTGAAAAGCAAGCGAGCTGATTACTACATCATATTGGGATT is a genomic window of Gracilibacillus salinarum containing:
- the yidC gene encoding membrane protein insertase YidC is translated as MEQKNILTALRKYRFIVLIISVLLVTGCSGDYTDIDASTPGFFNEYMVYPFSLLIKWIAEELSGSYGLSIIVITIALRLVILPFMVKQQKQGQETQEMMKIIKPEMDAIQEKYKDKQDSDKQLKMQKELSELYKKYNVNPIKSMAGCFPMLIQMPFLIGFYYAIRRTPEIAEHSFLWFNLGEVNILIALIAVLTYYLQGRVGLIGSNQTNKGPMSLMLYVSPIMIGMMSFVMPAALPLYWTIGGLFMIVQTVITKKYILTT
- a CDS encoding CPBP family intramembrane glutamic endopeptidase, with product MKNYKMKDIIIRIAAVLASAIIIWNFITYLSDTFISQEYSSLSHFVIALITTVLTIILLQVALKIDNTSWNQLGQATVKKNILSFLFGFFLWTIPAAIGIYICLMLGWVELKVYTDLSYLLLSMLILFITVFFIEALPEELIFRGYIYRYLNALFPHWGTILLQALLFSLFAYFIGAIYSVEQLQFIPGFAIILGVFRAISGSMWTSIGFHAAIMTATQILGPIHGHFDVAGMFTLQFFSFILLPSVVGATVLSFIYANHDWRRKIPFH
- a CDS encoding DMT family transporter, translated to MDILMIFFTLLGGITLSAQSSVHGTFSRKAGTIETTFLTMLTGLVFLTIIIIFFGKGDVLGVLSAPSWQLSAAFLGTGFLLLSVIAVPKIGVIATNVAVISGQLSISMIIDHFGWFDSLVIPLDWKRLVALLFMIIAVYFIYKGNKRSIAESYS